The sequence CCAGGGAGGCCCGAGCGGCCTCGGGGGCCACCGCGCTCTCGGTGAACAGGCGCAGCAATGCACGGCCGGCCTCGGCGTATTGGGCTCCGGCGTCCAGGGTGATGGGGGCGAGGTCCAGGTAGACCCCGTCCAGTGCCCGGGCGAGGCCCTCGATCGGGAGACCGTAGCGACCCACGGTGAGCCAGAGGGAGGTGACCCCGTTCTCCAGATCGGCGAGGGCCGCCTCGTTCACGCGTACCGGATCGGTACCCGCGAGGCGCTGGCGTACGTCCCAGCCGTTCGCGGTGGTGCCTTCCGGCCTGCCTCCGCGGACGAACGGGGCGAAGCCGGGGAAACCGGTGTCGATGACCGCCCCGTCGGGCGGCGCGGTGTACAGCGGGCGCGTGGTGAGCCCGTCCTCGATTGGGGTGGACAACGCGTCTTCTGCGGCCTCGCCGGAGACTTCCTTGCCCGACTTGCGCAGTACGCCTTCTACAAGGCGCTGCCACTGCTCATGCGTCGCGTCAGGGAACTCGGCGGCCAGGGAGAGCCCGTCGTCAGGCAGGACCGTCATGGCTCGAATGTAGGGGAGCGTGCTCAGGTGGCACCATACCGGTGGGTGTGATCTCGCCCTCTCGGGCCATGCCGAAGGGGTCCTGGAACACCCGGCTGAGCAGCACGGTTGCGGCCGCCTCCGGAAGTACGGCAGGTCCCGCGTGCGGTACCACGATGCGCTCGGGATCATCGCAGACGTGCGAGAGCTCCATCGCGGCGTCCCGGATCTCCTCCAGATAACCCTCGTCGAGGACGCTCGCCAGCTCGGTCACGACCATGACCGCCGGATTGAAGACATCCAACAGAAGAGCCGCCGCGCGGCCCACCGCGCGGGCACGCTCGCGCAGCAGCCGGTCGGCACGCGGATCACCGGTGGCGGCCGCGTCCACCAGCAGGTTCACCGAAGGGTCCGGAACGATGCCCCGACGCACGGCCTCGGCGCCGAGCGCGGTGTCGGACGCGGTCGCCTCCAGGCAGCCGGTACGTCCGCACGCGCACGGGGCCTGCGAGCGCGGCACCGGCAGATGGGCCACGTCACCGGCCGCCGCGCCCGGCCCCTGGTGCACGGTCCCCTCGATCCCGAAGGCGGCGTCGACGACCCGACCGATGAACAGGTGCACCAGGCTCCGGCGGGCCTCGGGCCGGCCGAAGAGGATCTCGGCCCGCGCGACGGCCCGGGCGTGGTTGTCGACCCGCACCGGCAGCCCGAGCGCGGCGGACAGCTCGGCGGCGAGCGGCTTGCGGCTCCATTCCAACGCGGGGTGGCGTACGACGATCCCCTGGTCCGGGTCGACCCAACCGCCCAGGGCCACGCCGACCCCGAGGAGCGGCCGCCCGGAGTCGTAGGCGTCGAGGAAGCGGCGCAGTTCGGCGGCGATCTCGGCGGACAGTCCCTCCGTCGGGCGCCCCTGGTGCGGGAAGGCACGGCGGGCGAGCAGCTGTCCGCGCAGGTCGACGAGGCTGAAGGTCGAATGCGGCACGCCGATGTGCAGCCCGGCGGCGACCGGCCCGCCGACGGCCCCGGTGTGCAGGTCCAGCGGGATCCGCGGTCGCCCCACCCCGCCACCGGGCCCGGGCAGCTCGCGCAGCAGCCCGCCGCGGAGCAGCCCGGTGGTCTGCCGGGACACGGCGGCGGGACTGAGCCCGCTCAGCGGGGCGATCGCGCTGCGCGCGACCGGGCCGTGGTCGAGCACCGTCCGCAGCACGGTGGTGGCATTGGCGGCGGCCCGGCTGTCACCGGCCATACGCGTCACGCGGTCTCCTCGGGGGGTGAGGGGGCGTCCGGCCGATCGGGCCGGGCTCGCGGCGGAACGCCCTCTGGGGTGTGTCCCCCGATCATGCCGGGTCCCCTGCGGGCGCTCGGCGGGGTGATGCGGCTCCTGGGGCGTGCCCGCGAAGCCCCGAGCGCTGTTCCCAGGTCCTGCCGGATGAGCCCGGGGCCCGTCCGAAGCGGTACGTCGCATCAGGCGCCGGACGGGTCCGGGGCCTGACGGGGCCCGGTGGCGTCGGGCTCCGGCCTGATCGGCGAGACGAGCGATGGGCGTCCGGCCGGAGTCGCGGTACGGGACAGGGCGGCGAGCGTGAACGCCTGCCGGACCCCGCCGGTGGCCGAGGCCTCGGTCATGCCCCCGCGGGCCTGTGCGGGCGGCCGCCGAGGCCGACGCGCCGCAGGCGCAGGACGCTCCGCAAGTCGCCGCCCAGGCCGTCTCTTTCGGATCGCGCCGGGCCCGCCCGGCACGGCACCTCATCCCCCGGACTCCGTCCGGGCCCCCAGGTCGTCGGGGCACTCGAGTACGTCCGGTACACGAGCGCCCCTCCGCCTTGCGATGCTTCCCCTCGGCCCTGCGGGCCCGGGGAGGCCCCATGGCACCGGACGACCCAGGCTCCTCCGACAAGATCCGAAAGAGACGGCGGGCCGAGCCGGCCCGCCGACGGCCGGGGCCATCGGGCACGCCCCGGCCCGGGCCCCGTGGGCGGTGAGCGGGCGCGGATCCCGGCGAAAGCGTGGCGGCCGCATTGCGGGGCCATGAATTCCGGCCACGGTTTTCGGCCGCCGAGGTGGGTCCGCGGACGGGGTGATGGGTGGGGGAAAGCGCAGGTCGTAGGCGGTGTGCGGGGTGGACGTGGGGGCGGGTCGGAAGTGCGTTCGGCGGCCACGGTCGGGGGTTGACCCCCGCCGGGGCCACTGACACGCTCCGGGACATGTCCGCGAACGCACTCCTCGCCCCGCGGCTCCACACCACCGGCCTCTGTATCGAGCCGGGCGCGTGTCCGGGCCGCTGTCCGGCCCTCGGCCGCGCCTGACGCCGCCGAGCCGGCGCCCCGCCCGACCGGCCCGCCCGGTCCCGGCGCGCGTCGGTGCCCCTTGTGGGGCCGCCTCGTAGGGTCCCTCCGGGCCGCGCCCGCCCGACCCCGCTCCCGTCCGGTGGTGCACCTCCAGGGGTGGTGCACCACCGGGACACCCCGTGTCGGGGCCCGGCCGGGGTCGCCCGAGGGGCCTCCGCGGCCTCGGGCGGCCGGCACCGCGCACCCGCACCACCGCGCACTCGCATCGCACCCGTACTCGCACCGCACCCGTACCGCTCGGCGCAGCGCAGCGCCCGGCTGCCCCGTCACGCTATTTCTTCCGCTGCGGAAATAATCCCCGCAGCCCCCCGACCAGGGAGTCCTCATGGCCACTGCCACCACCACCGCCATCACCGTCACCAAGATCGGCGGCCGCATCGGAGCCGAGATCGGCGGCGTACGCCTCGGCGGCGACCTGCCCGACGGCACCGTCGCCGAGATCCGGGCGGCCCTCCTCGCCCACAAGGTCGTCTTCTTCCGCGGCCAGGACCACCTCGACGAGGCCGGTCACGAGGCCTTCGCCCAGCTGCTCGGCGCCCCCGTCGCGCACCCCACCGTCCCCTCCGCGGACGGTCGTTACGCCCTCGGCATCGACTCCCACCACGGCGCCCGCGCCAACCAATGGCACACCGACGTCACCTTCGTCCCCGCCTACCCCGCCTTCTCCATCCTCCGCGCCGTCACCATCCCCCCGTACGGCGGCGACACCCTCTGGGCCAACACCGCCACCGCCTACAGCAACCTCCCCGCACCGCTGCGCACCCTCGCCGACAGCCTGCGCGCCGTCCACTCCAACGAGTACGACTACGCCGCCCTCAAGCCCGACGCACTGCCCGAGGCCCTGGCCCAGTACCGCGAGGTGTTCACCTCCACCAAGTTCCTCACCGAGCACCCGGTGGTCCGCGTCCACCCCGAGACCGGCGAGCGCACCCTGCTCCTCGGCAACTTCGTCCAGCGGATCAACGGCCTGACCGGCCGGGACTCCCGCGCCCTCCAGGACCTCTTCCAGTCGCACATCGAGAGCCCCGAGAACACCGTCCGCCGGCAGTGGCGGGCCGGCGACGTCGCGATCTGGGACAACCGCGCCACCCAGCACTACGGAGTGGACGACTCCGACGACCACGAGCGGACCCTGCGCCGGGTCACCGTCGACGGCGACATCCCGGTCGGCCCCGACGGCGAGCCCTCCCGCCTGATCAGCCCGGAGGCCGTCCCGGACCCGGCCTTCGGCATCGCCTCGGGCGCCTCCACCACCGCCTGATCCAGCCGCTCCCCGTACGACTCCCAAGGAGCCCCCGTGCCCAATCTGCTCGCCATCACCGGCAGCCCCTCCGCCCACTCCCGTACCGCCGTCGTCGCCGACCACGTGGTGCGCCGGCTGTCCCACTCCGGCTTCGAGACCGCGCACCTGTCCGTGCGCGAGCTCCCCGCCGCCGACCTCCTCGCCGCCCGCCGCGGCGAACCCGAGATCCGCCGGGCGCTCGAAGCCGTCGCCGAGGCCGACGGCCTGGTCATCGCGACCCCGGTCTACAAGGCCTCGTACACCGGACTGCTCAAGGCTTTCCTCGACCTGCTCCCGCAGGACGGCCTCGACGGCAAGACCGTCCTGCCGCTCGCCACCGGCGGCAGCCTCGCCCACGTCCTGACCATCGACTACGCCCTGCGCCCGGTGCTCGCCGCCCTCGGCGCCCGGCACGTCACCGCCGGCCGGTTCGTCCTGGACTCGTCCGTCGAGCGCGGATCCGGCCCCGACCGGCTGCGGCCCGAGGCCGAACTGGACCTCTACCAGGCCGTCGACGAGTTCGCCGCGGCACTGCGCGCGGCGCCCGCCGCCGCCGTCACCGCCGCCCTCACCACCACCCCGTAACACCGCCGCCACCACGCGACCCGCACCGACAAGGAACCGTCATGCCCGCAGCGTTCACCTCGACCACCACCTCCCGACGCCAGTTCCTCGCCCTGCTCGGCATCTCGGCGGCCGCGGTGAGCTGCGGCACGGCCACCGCGGGCAGCGGCGGTTCCGGCGCGCAGATCAAGACCCTGAAGTACCAGGGCTCGGTCGGCGCCGTCACGCTCCCCGAACTCGCCGCCGACCTCGGCTACCTGGAGGACCTCAAGCTGGAGTGGGTCGGCAACACCATCAGCGGTCCGCAGGACATCCAGTCCGCCGCCACCGGACAGACCCACTTCGGCGGAGCCTTCAACGGCGCGATCGTCAAACTCGCCTCCAGCAAGGCCCCCATCAAGGCCGTCATCTCCTACTACGGCGTCGACGAGCACTCGTACAGCGGCTACTACGTCCTGGAGGACAGCCCGATCCGCTCCGCCCGCGACCTCCTCGGCAAGAAGGTCGGCATGAACACCCTGGGCGCGCACTCCCAGGCCGTCCTCGACATCTACCTGAGCCGCAACGGCCTCGCCAAGGCCGACTCCTCCAAGGTCGAGTCGCTCGTCGTGCCGCCCGTCAACACCGACCAGGTGCTGCGCCAGAAGCAGATCGACGTGGGCGTGCTGGGCGGGATCCTGCGCGACAAGGCCGTGGCCGCCGGCGGGATCAGGCCGCTGTTCAGCGACTTCGACCTGCTCGGCAAGTTCAGCGCCGGCTCCTACATCATGACCGAGCGCTTCATCAAGCAGAACCCGGACACCGCCCGGACCTTCGTGACCGGCGTGGCCAAGGCCATCGAGTGGGCCCGCACCACCCCGCGCGAGGAGGTCATCGCCCGGCAGACCGAGATCGTCAAGAAGCGCGGCCGCAACGAGGACACCTCGACCCTCCAGTACTGGCGCTCGTACGGGGTCGCCGAGACGGGCGGCCGCATCGAGGACAAGGAGTTCCAGCTCTGGCTGGACTGGCTCGGCGAGCGCGGCGACATCAAGCAGGGACAGCTCAAGCCCGCCGACCTCTACACGAACGAGTTCAACGGCTTCGGGAAGGGCTGATCCGCCATGGCGAAGATCGTGTTCGAGGAAGTGACCAAGACCTTCCCGACCAAGGACAAGAAGAGCAAGGAGCAGTTCACCGCACTCGACGGCATCGACCTGGAGATCGAGGCGGGGGAGTTCGTGGTGGTCGTGGGCCCCAGCGGCTGCGGCAAGTCCACCCTCCTGGACCTGCTCGGTGGGCTGACCCGGCCCTCGTCCGGCCGGATCCTGCTGGACGGCAAGCCCGTCACCGGGCCGGGCCTGGACCGCGGCATCGTCTTCCAGCAGTACGCCCTGCTGCCGTGGCGCACGGCGCTCGGCAACGTGGAGTTCGGCCTTGAGGCGACCGGCGTCCCGCGCCGTGAACGCAAGTCGCGGGCACGGGAGTTCCTGGACCTCGTCGGCCTCACCGGCTTCGAGGACCGGCACCCGCACGAACTGTCCGGCGGTATGCGCCAGCGCGTGGCCATCGCCCGCTCGCTGGCGTACGACCCGGACGTCCTGCTGATGGACG comes from Streptomyces virginiae and encodes:
- a CDS encoding ROK family protein yields the protein MAGDSRAAANATTVLRTVLDHGPVARSAIAPLSGLSPAAVSRQTTGLLRGGLLRELPGPGGGVGRPRIPLDLHTGAVGGPVAAGLHIGVPHSTFSLVDLRGQLLARRAFPHQGRPTEGLSAEIAAELRRFLDAYDSGRPLLGVGVALGGWVDPDQGIVVRHPALEWSRKPLAAELSAALGLPVRVDNHARAVARAEILFGRPEARRSLVHLFIGRVVDAAFGIEGTVHQGPGAAAGDVAHLPVPRSQAPCACGRTGCLEATASDTALGAEAVRRGIVPDPSVNLLVDAAATGDPRADRLLRERARAVGRAAALLLDVFNPAVMVVTELASVLDEGYLEEIRDAAMELSHVCDDPERIVVPHAGPAVLPEAAATVLLSRVFQDPFGMAREGEITPTGMVPPEHAPLHSSHDGPA
- a CDS encoding TauD/TfdA dioxygenase family protein; translated protein: MATATTTAITVTKIGGRIGAEIGGVRLGGDLPDGTVAEIRAALLAHKVVFFRGQDHLDEAGHEAFAQLLGAPVAHPTVPSADGRYALGIDSHHGARANQWHTDVTFVPAYPAFSILRAVTIPPYGGDTLWANTATAYSNLPAPLRTLADSLRAVHSNEYDYAALKPDALPEALAQYREVFTSTKFLTEHPVVRVHPETGERTLLLGNFVQRINGLTGRDSRALQDLFQSHIESPENTVRRQWRAGDVAIWDNRATQHYGVDDSDDHERTLRRVTVDGDIPVGPDGEPSRLISPEAVPDPAFGIASGASTTA
- the ssuE gene encoding NADPH-dependent FMN reductase, whose protein sequence is MPNLLAITGSPSAHSRTAVVADHVVRRLSHSGFETAHLSVRELPAADLLAARRGEPEIRRALEAVAEADGLVIATPVYKASYTGLLKAFLDLLPQDGLDGKTVLPLATGGSLAHVLTIDYALRPVLAALGARHVTAGRFVLDSSVERGSGPDRLRPEAELDLYQAVDEFAAALRAAPAAAVTAALTTTP
- a CDS encoding ABC transporter substrate-binding protein, whose protein sequence is MPAAFTSTTTSRRQFLALLGISAAAVSCGTATAGSGGSGAQIKTLKYQGSVGAVTLPELAADLGYLEDLKLEWVGNTISGPQDIQSAATGQTHFGGAFNGAIVKLASSKAPIKAVISYYGVDEHSYSGYYVLEDSPIRSARDLLGKKVGMNTLGAHSQAVLDIYLSRNGLAKADSSKVESLVVPPVNTDQVLRQKQIDVGVLGGILRDKAVAAGGIRPLFSDFDLLGKFSAGSYIMTERFIKQNPDTARTFVTGVAKAIEWARTTPREEVIARQTEIVKKRGRNEDTSTLQYWRSYGVAETGGRIEDKEFQLWLDWLGERGDIKQGQLKPADLYTNEFNGFGKG
- a CDS encoding ABC transporter ATP-binding protein, yielding MAKIVFEEVTKTFPTKDKKSKEQFTALDGIDLEIEAGEFVVVVGPSGCGKSTLLDLLGGLTRPSSGRILLDGKPVTGPGLDRGIVFQQYALLPWRTALGNVEFGLEATGVPRRERKSRAREFLDLVGLTGFEDRHPHELSGGMRQRVAIARSLAYDPDVLLMDEPFAALDAQTRESLQDELRRIWQRTGKTVVFITHGIEEAVYLGQKVAVMTSRPGRVKEIVPVSFGARGDGFQGEDLRSSPEFARYRHEIWTLLHDEVARAQQLEKEEATV